From Saccopteryx leptura isolate mSacLep1 chromosome 3, mSacLep1_pri_phased_curated, whole genome shotgun sequence, one genomic window encodes:
- the LOC136398451 gene encoding uncharacterized protein C2orf78-like — MHSLALASQTSSIVSSSVESIADISSSLLCQTFQNPPLLGTSNSLQISLPVVSNAASLTGSVSNFSGVSAPAGSSAWLLPSASGPSFQPLMGSAHLYQHSSATMLSGVAGQRQVSTSAASYAGPFEWALPGGTEMKSSSLRDFTVSVTEQATAVSSTAMASQCLKTPDANNMVPLYPPFYPSFIQGAPPQIPNQGHSLSVPYQEGSHVYYYNQGTVGSLLSGEPGTYLESHGSVFYTQSRASAPQPHVLMVLKEAQPINVIPSASTSAICYSASAQPIIDTSLQVMETSLGMESSLGLQPPGQTFCLPPTPELPTSCSNKNIQTPENNPPSKPGDISKVTPVYSPSDFLAMPPAPCQEQKKKKNSDDIKSKPTENQDPPLLPLEIPDMHQLLACVDPLGQEEHLGCESTGLENNSLSLVDEQTVEHGTGPDYGLADSTALVEDIYLPQLLSSLDDDQSEFPIVGKTVDTRDIQFNELQRRSSVTQTLSVQARRNKRTASEPNSDAPKAKIQPERPDCVLVGEVGMCKAAASDGAPANTAKDSNRKPQKRASSRHSKRNGQEQEKAKRTKEKNSKKAEDCNQARKKVKAQEKPTIPKMTRRRNQPEMIQETFRKPRSSLAMHMLESVQVFHALGKKLDKKTQLSSSRALGNSSNPKGHQPAPTIKRCPDTPHEAKGPEKTPAKPQKPVGSAEIESSSPPQYELPPPGKVRLVPLVFPTVDKPRARPVPRRPQCLASHRPAGADPARPGSISTPSTAVNSSGPNPVSLTGPARPAVPISTYPAQPDLTNAARLGSNSAQPTAVGSSQPTPASLAAAARPAGPTLTDLAQPGRTNPTRSSVPQSASSRPAPYRISSSTSFQRDPVHTAVTKPQTPLKPQNQYLLEDFALQPIAWKKPDIRGPVMSTPIADWQRPEREAMKRKAQLERENVAHNSPLGKYLIAREEEMEISLSYGYAR, encoded by the exons ATGCACTCTTTGGCTCTAGCCAGTCAGACGTCAAGTATTGTCTCCTCATCCGTTGAATCTATTGCTGATATATCCTCTTCTTTATTATGTCAG ACTTTCCAAAATCCACCTTTACTTGGAACCTCCAATTCTCTGCAGATCTCTCTTCCTGTAGTGAGCAATGCAGCCTCCCTAACAGGAAGTGTCTCCAATTTCTCTGGGGTCTCTGCTCCAGCCGGCAGTTCAGCATGGCTACTGCCATCAGCCTCCGGCCCCTCTTTCCAGCCACTCATGGGAAGTGCCCACCTTTACCAGCATTCTAGTGCAACTATGCTGTCTGGAGTTGCTGGCCAGAGGCAGGTCTCCACTTCAGCTGCTTCCTATGCTGGTCCTTTTGAGTGGGCTCTCCCAGGAGGCACTGAGATGAAGTCATCATCACTCAGAGACTTCACTGTTTCTGTCACTGAGCAGGCCACAGCTGTGTCTTCCACGGCCATGGCATCCCAGTGTCTTAAAACTCCAGATGCCAATAACATGGTTCCCCTGTATCCACCATTTTATCCCAGCTTCATCCAGGGGGCACCGCCTCAGATACCAAATCAGGGACACAGCCTGTCAGTCCCCTACCAGGAAGGAAGTCACGTGTATTACTATAATCAAGGCACAGTGGGGTCCCTGCTCTCTGGAGAACCGGGCACCTACCTAGAATCCCATGGCTCCGTGTTTTACACACAGAGCAGGGCCTCTGCCCCTCAACCACATGTGCTCATGGTACTAAAGGAGGCTCAGCCCATAAATGTGATACCATCAGCCTCTACCTCTGCAATCTGCTACTCTGCGTCTGCTCAACCAATCATAGACACAAGTTTGCAAG TGATGGAGACATCCCTGGGGATGGAGTCTTCCCTGGGACTGCAACCTCCAGGCCAAACATTTTGTCTACCACCAACTCCAGAACTGCCCACGTCCtgcagtaataaaaatatacagacacCTGAGAATAACCCACCATCCAAGCCAGGGGACATTTCAAAGGTTACTCCAGTCTATAGTCCTAGTGATTTTCTGGCAATGCCTCCAGCTCCATgccaagaacaaaaaaagaagaagaattctgATGATATTAAATCCAAGCCAACAGAAAACCAAGATCCTCCACTGCTCCCTTTAGAAATCCCAGATATGCACCAGCTCCTGGCCTGCGTTGATCCCCTTGGCCAAGAGGAGCACCTGGGCTGTGAAAGCACTGGGCTGGAAAACAATAGCTTGAGTCTGGTGGACGAACAGACAGTTGAACATGGGACTGGGCCTGATTATGGTTTGGCAGACAGCACTGCACTGGTGGAGGATATTTACCTTCCACAGCTGTTAAGTTCCTTGGATGATGATCAATCTGAATTCCCCATAGTGGGCAAAACCGTAGATACCAGAGACATCCAGTTCAATGAACTGCAGAGAAGGTCAAGTGTCACACAGACTCTCTCTGTTCAAGCCAGGAGGAACAAACGTACAGCCTCTGAGCCTAACAGTGATGCTCCCAAGGCCAAAATCCAGCCTGAGAGACCTGACTGCGTGCTCGTGGGAGAAGTGGGGATGTGCAAGGCTGCAGCCAGTGATGGGGCTCCTGCGAACACGGCCAAGGATTCCAACAGGAAACCCCAGAAACGGGCATCCAGCAGGCACAGCAAACGTAATGGCCAGGAGCAGGAAAAGGCAAAAAGAACCAAGGAAAAGAACTCGAAAAAAGCTGAAGACTGCAATCAAGCACGGAAAAAGGTCAAGGCACAAGAGAAGCCAACCATTCCCAAGATGACACGGAGGAGAAATCAACCTGAGATGATCCAAGAGACCTTCAGAAAGCCTCGAAGCTCCCTAGCTatgcacatgctggagtctgtgcaGGTGTTTCATGCTCTGGGGAAGAAGCTTGATAAGAAAACGCAACTCTCTTCCTCCAGGGCCTTGGGAAACTCAAGCAACCCCAAAGGCCACCAGCCAGCCCCAACTATTAAACGATGCCCGGATACCCCACATGAGGCCAAAGGTCCTGAGAAAACACCTGCCAAACCACAGAAGCCAGTCGGCAGTGCTGAAATAGAAAGTTCATCACCACCTCAGTATGAGCTGCCACCTCCTGGCAAGGTCAGGTTGGTACCTTTGGTGTTTCCAACTGTGGACAAGCCTCGTGCTCGACCTGTTCCTCGCAGGCCACAGTGTCTGGCATCACATCGGCCCGCTGGGGCTGACCCCGCCCGGCCTGGTTCTATCTCCACTCCGTCTACTGCAGTCAATTCCTCCGGGCCGAATCCTGTATCTTTGACAGGTCCCGCCAGACCTGCTGTGCCAATTTCTACCTACCCAGCCCAACCAGATTTAACCAATGCTGCCCGCCTTGGATCTAACTCAGCTCAGCCCACTGCAGTTGGTTCATCGCAGCCGACTCCTGCATCTTTGGCAGCTGCTGCCAGACCGGCTGGGCCAACTTTGACCGACTTAGCCCAGCCAGGCCGGACCAACCCTACCAGGTCTAGTGTCCCTCAGTCTGCCTCTTCTAGGCCTGCACCCTACAGAATATCATCTAGTACATCGTTCCAGAGGGACCCTGTTCACACTGCTGTGACCAAGCCCCAGACCCCACTCAAGCCTCAGAACCAGTATCTACTTGAAGACTTTGCTCTACAACCAATTGCGTGGAAGAAACCTGATATTCGTGGGCCAGTCATGTCAACGCCCATCGCAGACTGGCAGAGGCCAGAGCGGGAGGCCATGAAGAGGAAGGCTCAACTTGAGCGTGAGAATGTTGCCCATAATTCCCCCTTGGGGAAATATCTCATTGCCAGGGAAGAGGAAATGGAAATTTCTCTCTCCTACGGGTATGCAAGATAA